One window of the Chryseobacterium shigense genome contains the following:
- a CDS encoding Crp/Fnr family transcriptional regulator, whose translation MNGSQKLADAISRHIKLTKEEQVLMNTFWSEKTLEKGDYLLRNGEICRTDNYIVSGTLKAFCINADNGNEEILYFAVDNWWATDMDSFRKQEPSIYNIQALEKTDLLQISFQSFQKMLEQIPSLERYFRIILESYLGALQKRIIYNHIYNAEHRYLDFVQNYPEITAKIPQYLIASYLGISAEFLSRIRKKNKIH comes from the coding sequence TTGAACGGTTCGCAAAAATTAGCTGATGCCATTTCAAGGCACATTAAACTCACAAAAGAGGAACAAGTGCTGATGAACACTTTCTGGTCAGAAAAGACTCTGGAGAAAGGAGATTACCTATTGAGAAACGGGGAGATCTGCCGTACAGATAATTATATTGTTTCCGGAACCTTAAAAGCCTTCTGTATCAATGCTGATAACGGTAATGAAGAAATTCTTTATTTTGCAGTAGACAACTGGTGGGCAACAGATATGGACAGTTTTCGTAAACAGGAACCCTCCATATACAATATTCAGGCGCTGGAAAAAACAGACCTTTTGCAGATCAGTTTTCAGTCATTTCAAAAAATGCTGGAGCAGATTCCGTCTCTTGAGAGATATTTCCGCATCATTTTAGAAAGTTATCTTGGCGCGCTTCAAAAAAGAATTATCTACAACCATATTTATAACGCAGAACACCGTTACCTGGATTTTGTACAAAATTATCCGGAAATCACGGCTAAAATTCCACAATACCTCATTGCTTCCTATCTGGGAATTTCAGCAGAATTCCTGAGCAGAATCCGTAAGAAAAATAAAATCCATTGA
- the rpsT gene encoding 30S ribosomal protein S20 yields MANHKSALKRIRQNEVRKVRNRYYHKTARTALKVLRNEENKAAATEQLPKVIALLDKLAKKNIIHKNKAANLKSKLTKHVNKLA; encoded by the coding sequence ATGGCAAATCATAAATCAGCATTAAAGAGAATTAGACAAAACGAAGTTAGAAAAGTTCGTAACAGATATTATCACAAGACTGCAAGAACTGCTCTTAAAGTTTTGAGAAATGAAGAAAACAAAGCTGCTGCTACAGAGCAACTGCCAAAAGTTATCGCTTTATTGGATAAATTAGCTAAGAAAAATATTATCCACAAGAACAAAGCAGCTAACTTGAAAAGCAAATTAACAAAGCACGTTAATAAATTAGCGTAA
- a CDS encoding N-acetylmuramoyl-L-alanine amidase, which produces MYKQKFKIILSFLFILSSILIFSQKKFTIVLDAGHGGSDHGANRTYSDIGRVAEKDVTLAVTLKVGSMLEKNRDFKVIYTRKFDEYPSLSDRTNLANRSKADLFVSIHCNSSQRPTAYGTETYVQGPNQNDENLEVAKRENDVIFLDEKDRQTFGSYNPSSPESLIALKLQQNKYLESSLLLGGLVENNFVNKDKRFSRGVFQKNLHVLRMNAMPSVLIETGFINHPEESHYLASEKGQDEIAESIYNAIIDYKKAIDRKTGGGSVAIKRPEPEKPAETPLKNDFRILLLSSPTKYNDGDPALKGLNYILPIKDNGQYKYYYGVTNMASVRDINLKTAKDAGFRNAYAVGFMPNQKLLTGYYTIEVYTGDKLNGNSFILQTLKDVERNKENGVFYYTYGKVFTLEDAVKLQKDLESKGIKNTIIQKVFK; this is translated from the coding sequence ATGTACAAGCAAAAATTTAAAATAATTTTATCATTTCTCTTCATCCTTTCCAGCATTTTAATTTTTTCGCAAAAGAAATTTACAATCGTTTTGGATGCCGGTCATGGAGGAAGTGATCATGGAGCGAACAGGACTTATTCGGATATCGGAAGAGTTGCAGAAAAGGATGTTACGCTCGCCGTTACCCTGAAAGTAGGATCAATGCTGGAAAAAAACAGAGATTTCAAAGTAATATATACCCGTAAGTTTGACGAATACCCTTCTCTTTCAGACAGAACCAATCTGGCTAACAGAAGTAAAGCGGACCTTTTTGTCTCTATCCACTGTAATTCTTCGCAAAGACCTACAGCTTACGGAACTGAAACTTATGTACAGGGACCCAACCAGAATGATGAAAACCTGGAAGTAGCAAAAAGAGAAAATGATGTGATCTTTCTTGATGAAAAAGACAGACAGACTTTCGGATCTTATAATCCAAGTTCTCCGGAATCTCTTATTGCCCTGAAACTCCAGCAGAACAAATACCTGGAATCCAGCTTACTGCTTGGCGGACTGGTAGAAAACAATTTTGTAAATAAGGACAAAAGATTTTCAAGAGGTGTTTTCCAGAAAAACCTTCACGTATTGCGTATGAATGCAATGCCATCCGTACTGATAGAAACAGGATTCATCAACCACCCTGAAGAAAGTCACTATCTGGCCTCTGAAAAGGGACAGGACGAAATTGCAGAGAGTATTTATAATGCTATCATTGATTATAAAAAAGCAATTGACAGAAAAACAGGCGGAGGATCTGTTGCTATAAAAAGACCTGAGCCTGAAAAACCTGCGGAAACTCCTTTAAAAAATGATTTCAGAATTTTATTGCTGAGTTCTCCTACAAAATACAATGATGGAGATCCGGCTTTAAAAGGCTTAAACTATATTCTGCCTATTAAAGACAACGGCCAGTACAAATATTATTACGGGGTTACCAATATGGCTTCTGTAAGAGATATCAATCTTAAAACGGCTAAAGATGCAGGATTCAGAAATGCTTATGCAGTAGGATTCATGCCTAATCAGAAACTGCTGACTGGTTACTATACCATTGAGGTTTATACCGGCGATAAACTGAACGGCAACTCATTTATTCTTCAGACATTGAAAGATGTGGAAAGAAATAAAGAGAATGGCGTGTTCTATTACACCTATGGTAAAGTATTTACTCTGGAGGATGCTGTAAAGCTTCAAAAAGACCTTGAATCCAAAGGAATCAAGAATACTATTATCCAAAAAGTTTTCAAATAA